From a single Capsicum annuum cultivar UCD-10X-F1 chromosome 12, UCD10Xv1.1, whole genome shotgun sequence genomic region:
- the LOC107848956 gene encoding zinc finger BED domain-containing protein RICESLEEPER 2-like — protein MSYVYRDIGLSHYLQFVKDEEGTVIGAFSSDDWDHVKKITNFLQIFYDLTKEVSGSLYVTSNLHFLKIYEVSCYLKQLISSDDDGDDLLGKIASNMKEKFDKYWGSPKKMNKMIFISCVLDPRHKFVSVGFALQMMFGKEEGLILESGVKDYVNLMYGEYVKAFSKDKDSQHSLSSSSSLFENSSSLPSSSSSIVQSIGSLGSFMDDLMKHKAGNTITVKTELQKYLDEANEGETKNFNILSWWKIHSPRFPILAEMARDVLSIPISSVASECAFSTGGRILDSFRSSLTPKLVQTLVCLQDWIRSESQPVSTEEDIDVLEKLEQELVNTSILGD, from the exons ATGAGTTATGTTTATCGTGACATTGGTTTATCACATTACCTTCAGTTTGTTAAGGATGAAGAGGGAACTGTTATCGGTGCATTTTCGAGTGATGACTGGGACCATGTGAAGAAAATTAccaattttcttcaaattttttatgaTCTAACCAAAGAAGTATCTGGATCACTCTATGTCACATCAAATTTACACTTTCTTAAAATTTATGAGGTTTCTTGTTATTTGAAGCAGTTGATATCGAGTGACGATGATGGTGATGATCTTTTGGGTAAAATTGCATCgaatatgaaagaaaagtttgataaGTATTGGGGTAGTccaaagaaaatgaataagatgatttttatttcatgtgTTCTGGATCCTCGGCACAAATTTGTTTCGGTTGGTTTTGCTCTTCAAATGATGTTTGGGAAAGAAGAAGGACTAATTTTAGAGAGCGGGGTGAAAGACTACGTGAATTTGATGTATGGTGAGTATGTAAAGGCCTTTTCCAAAGATAAAGATAGTCAACATTCTTTATCTTCATCTAGCTCTTTATTTGAAAATTCTAGTTCACTGCCTTCGAGTTCAAGTAGTATTGTTCAATCGATAGGGTCTTTAGGGTCATTCATGGATGATCTAATGAAACATAAAGCTGGAAATACAATAACGGTTAAAACAGAATTGCAAAAGTATCTTGATGAAGCAAATGAAGGTGAAACCAAGAACTTCAACATCTTGTCTTGGTGGAAAATACATTCACCCAGATTTCCTATTCTTGCTGAGATGGCTCGGGATGTGTTATCTATTCCCATTTCAAGCGTGGCATCCGAGTGTGCGTTTAGTACAGGTGGACGTATCTTGGATTCATTTAGGAGTTCATTAACGCCTAAATTGGTGCAAACTCTAGTGTGCCTTCAAGATTGGATTCGGAGTGAATCACAACCTGTTAGTACTGAGGAAGATATAGATGTCCTCGAAAAGCTTGAACAAG AATTGGTTAATACTAGCATTCTTGGTGATTGA